The DNA window tgtccgtccgtccatcTATCCGTCCTGCAGTATGTCAGGTTGTCAGTTCGTCAAGCCTCGCTTGGCAGCTGCTCGTACTGTTGTGAGCCATTTGCATAGAGCGTCTTCCGCATAATTTATCGACACTTGAGCAAAACTTTAATTACTCCCCAGCCTCCACGACCAAAGCCGAATTTTTCGTCTGGTAATGTGCCCGAGGGATAATACTATGAGGAGATTCCGAAGAGCAGATGGGTGAACGTGGGGCAGATTTTCACCATGTGAATTTGTGCATATGGGGGAAAAATTCGCCACAAGCCTGTGTCCTTTGTCTGCGAAATTCAATGCGTGTTTCCAGTATATCCTTTGGCCATACATAGCGCCACATTGCAATGGATTTGGGTAAGGGGTTGGGGAAGTTTTCGATAGCTTTCTGTGGACTTCCCCCCCTGGGACTCCTGCACACACTGCTGCCTAATGGCCTTTAATTGAGCGCTGGGAAAACGTTCAAGTGTTTGCGGCTGTTGAAAAATTTTTGGGAAATTCGATATTGAAAATGGAGTGGCTGTAGTGCTGGGCCTTGGCCAAACACACCCAAACCCAATGATTGCCCAaggattttgtttttttttgctaggGACTGACACTCACAATTTGTTTGCCGATTGCCATTATGTAATAAGTGCTCTGTATTAGCAGAATTATAAACGAGTGGCAAAGTGCTTCTCGTAGTGTTAAGGTCTGTCATCTTAAATTGCTTTTTCGATGCGGTTAAATAGATTCTGGTTTCATTAATTAGGAAAGGCTGTAATgcatatatctatattaaattataagtGAATTTTCATAAGCTAAATAAGTATGCttatattaaatttacatGTCTTGTTTAACCTAAAACAAATACTCAGATATTACACatattacatatgtacatacattggTACTTTctcaaaaacaacaaatttacatTCAATAACTCGAATGCCCTCCGATCCAGTTCACGCCAGAATGGAATCGCACATTCGCTGACAGACTCGTTTCCGAAGATTATCGACGCGCAGGAGAAGTCTGCTGTGGTCCTCGTTGTCCTTGGCGTCGGAGAGAAGATTCTGCAGCTCCTGCACGGCTCCTAGGCAATCGCAGTGCTCGGCGAGTCGGGGATTTTGGCACAAGAAGTTGGAGCAGCAGATCGGATCGCATTGGTGGTTAGGCGCCCGGTACTCCGGCCTACGTCGATCCCGGATCAATTCCTGATGACACATTTGGCGGTAGTAGGTACGTAGCTGGCGCCTCTGCTCCGCACGCCTCATTTCGCGCATGAAGGGAGCCTCCCGTTCGTTATACGGGCGATCCATGAAGTTACAGATCTCGCACTGGCAACCTGCCGGTGGACAAGGTGGGCAGGTTTTCTTGGGCGTATCCTTGCAAAAGTTCTTCTCcctgttccttttttttcttttgggcgGAACCTTCAGCTTACAAGTCGGAACCACTGCCTCGTTCCTGACGATTTCTAAAGCTGGAAACTCGTATTCATCCACCGAAGTTCCTCTTTTGCTAGGTCTTTCGTGCTCCCACTCCGAAGGGATTTCCGGTTGCGTTTTACGTCTTTCCATTTCGGAGAATCGCGGGGGCTCTTCTGGCTCATTACGTTTCGGTTTATTATTCCCTTCCTTGTTTTCTGACACTTTATCTACTTCGTTCTTAATGTCTTcgcttattttaattttgttcttttttttgttttgatttttatactTATCAAGGTCATCCTTTTCATATTCTATATCctcttctttgtttttttctttgcccTTCTCtggaaatttatttctttctttgtctttgtttatTCCTATTTCTCtatcttttttcttttcaattactttttctttgttaacatcttttcctttttccctttcctttccatttccctttttctttcccttttctatttctttttctgattccttttctttttcttgtcccTTACCtttttcttccttttcttcttctttttctttttctatttctttttccttttcatgTTCTTTTTTCATATCCTTTTCcttctctctttctttttccttcctactttctttttctcttcgttttctattttctatttctcTATCTATTTCTTTTATCATTTCTTTATCAcgttgtttttccttttctattTCTTTGTCTTTTTCCTTCTCGTGTTCTCTCTGTTCCCCTTCCcgtttcctttccttttctttttcctttcgcttttccttaTCTTGTTCTCTTTTTACTtctctttctttttccatttcccttcCCCTTTCGctctccttttcttttttcttttcccttttattttctttttccctttccctttcccaattcttttcattttcttttcctcttttcttttccctttctttatatttttcttttttgttctttttcaccttttctttccttttatCTGGTTCTTGATGCCTTTTTTTATCCGTCTGTTTGGCATTTTCGTTAACTATATCCTTGTCTCTTTCCTTTTCTGTATATATATCCTCTTCTGTATTTATATCTATGTTCCTATTACCATCATTAttgcttttcttatttgtaatttttattttatcctTGCCATCTTCTTTATCTACGGTTCCTTCGTCTCGTACTCCAGTTACTTTATCTTTACCATCCTCTCCTGTTTCGCGCTTTTCCTCCCCTGTCGGATCACCTAGATCACCTCTGGGTATTTGACTGTCACCTCCTCCTTGGTTATCCTTTCCATGGGACCTTTTTGGCTTGCAGCATTTCTCATAAGGCTCGCAAAGGGGATCTGGACAATGTTTTTGCTCAAAGCACTTAAGGATTCTACTGTACAGGTGGTCGTAGTTTATTGGTTCCGTACTCTTGTGCTCCTCTTTTTCTTGCGGACAATTCCGAAACTCTTTGTTAAGGGGATGAGGATCCAACTTGTTCTTTGGCCACTCGTGCTGAGGCTGGCGCGGCTCTAAGCAATCCGGTGGGCAGTACCAATGGCGTCGACGCAGACCACGTGGATCTTTTCGCCTCGCAGGCTCCATGTCGAAAACTTGATCCCTGGAAATACCAGTGTACAGATGGCGTGCCACTCTGGTGGAATCGCGAGTAACCTGAGGAGAATCAGGGCAATATAACACCTCGAATGCTTTTCGGGGATCGAGCTGCTGTTGAACGTGGGGAATCTGCTGTAGATCCGACTGCAATGCCTGGCGGTTCAAGATAAAGGGTTTGCAATTCTGAGGGATATGGTTCTTTTCCGCCAGCATGTCCCTTGGGAAGGACTTCTTAGCCTGCTTAGAGACCCTCCGCTGAGTGCCGCCACCGTTGACCTTGACCAAGCAGGCGGCAACCACCTGGTTAAACACCACCGACTCGGGCTGGTGGGTGGGCGACCCTACGCCATAGAAGCCCAACGTGTCCTTGTGAGGACTCTGCTGCCAAGCGAGCAGCACGTCGTCTTTGACCATGTCGAAGGGTCGCCCACTGCCATCGGCCGCGAGGTTGCTGGCTAACCGTGTGGTTGCCTCGTTCTTGTTGGGGTCGCAATGCGGCTTTCCTGTTGGGATCGAGGGATACGTCTCCGCCCGTTGGGAGCGGTAGTCCTGACAGCCCCCCCTTCTGAACTGTGGTGGATTGTTTTCCCGGCCAGCGGAGCGGTGCCCCTGCAACGCCTTCTTGCGCATTTGCGATAGGATCGGATTGGACCACTCTTAATTTTCATTTACTACTAAAATTTTGtcgttatatatatttttttacgcCAAACCTTGAGAGCTTTAGCTAGGACTCAGAGATTAAATGTTGATCTATGTGTCGATTACATTCATTACCTGCAAAGTGGGTATGTACTAGAATTGAAACCCAAACACATCATCTCATCCAATGTTTAAGTCCAGTTACGAGTACGAACTTCTATCATTTGTAAAATGTGCTTGCCCGGAGAATGCCATGCGTTTGCAGCCATCCAAATGAACCTCAATTAAAGCTTGCACACTTTGGTTTTCTGCCCCAGTTTTAGGCCACAATGCTGCCCCGATCGAGCCATGTTGGCCATGCAATTTCCTGGCCTTTGCCACATAAATTCGCACACGAAAGAGCCTGACAAGGCTGTGCTATTTATGGAGCAGTTCCTGTtcaaccaaaaaccaaaccataGGCACAAATGCCCAACTCAGCTGCTTTTAGCACTGGTGGTTGGAAGTGAATaaagaacacacacacacatagaaaGGGGGCATAAATCCAAAATTGTCTTTTgtcgcataaatattttactttggGCATTTGGAGCGTCCTGGCGACCGGAGAAGCAGAAGCAAGGACATGGACAATAGGCCAAGCTGGAATAGGACATGAAACGAcattatttcttattattagaACAGCGCAAATAAATGAGACTCGGAAGGCGGGTGGCGGGCGGAGGCGGTGTCCCGGATTTCCCCACGATGGCACTTTGTTTGTCCTGCCAGCACCGCAATTCCCACATGTCTGTCTTCATAAATGCTTTATCTCCGGCAGGCACACACACTTGGAGGCTCAGTGTGTTGGCTTTTGTAATTATGTGCATATAATAAAGTTGACCTAAATAAAAGTAAGCGCCGACTCTAGCGCGCTAAACAAAAGCCATGCACACGGGGGACAATAAGAGGGGAATATTGGCCATAACTACAATGGTCATATTGTGTAGCAATACTGTGTGATCCGAGCAGTTCATTAAATGATAAGCCATCGCCATCTGGCCAACAATTGGGGGATCAGGCGATGCAATTTCAGGCCGCTTCGACAAACAATCACTGGTAATTGGGGCTTTAAGCGGCGCGTGCTGCGCAGTCATGCTGCATCACAtgtaaataatcataattGATGAAGGAGTTGAGTGAGTGAAGGAATTTACGTTCCATTCGCGCCCTGGGCATCTGCACAGAGACATGTCTCCTTGGCGAATTTATTGCCCCAATATATTAGAGACCCTTCGCGCGTTCTCGCCagaaataaattcataaattcaGCATAAAATGGCAGCACTCGCATATGCTCACTCCGTTCGCGAATTTGATTCCCCTTCTGCTGAATGTGCTTCGGCGTTATCCATTAAATGCGATGAATCAACTGTTGGCCACCATAAACAATCTTTGACTCAGTCTCTGGCACTTTCTTTTTGGCGGCGCTCTTCTGCTCATAAAACGTCAGCCGGCGGAAGCGGAAATTTATGCTCGCCATTTTGCAGCGGACATGTTTGTATTTGCCTGGCCATAAGCGTGTGTGTGCCCTTGTGAGCTTGTGTGCGAGTGCGTGTGCGTATATTTGACTTCCTGTTGACGTGGAAGATGGCCGGCAATGTCGAGTCGACCACTAAAAAGTCGGTTACGTTTCCCGAATGGCGTGCAAATATCCGTAAGAACTCTTTCCATTTCACATCCAAATACGAGTATGACTTCCATTCCCAAACGAAatctaaacaaaaataatattaatgcGTTTGGATTTAAGTAGAATTTTTTAGTCACTATCTTAGCGTAGGTATATCTTTGTAATATCAAAAACTACTATTCCTATTTAATCAATCTTTCAGAAGATTCCAATGTTTCATTCCGCGGCAATGATTGTGAGTGAATTGCCCTCTTAGACCAATTTCTTGTCTTCTTTTCGAGTGCAGTCAGTTCCGTTTGACATTGTGCATTACCCAAAAATGTGgccaataaaaatggcaaCTGCTTGAAGACAACGTCAAAAGAGGGAAATGGTAACAAACAAAGGCTGAACCAGATGCAGTTGAGGAAAATATTACGAAAAAAGTATGGGACACAACAAGACAAGATAATTGATTGTTTGATTCAATCGAAAAGTCAAATGCTTTTTTTGTAGCTGGTACAAAATGGTTATTGGATGATTGCGTAAGCGACAAAGGAAACGCAGCAAGCTTTGAAAATTGGTTACAAATTCTGATTAGAAGCGCCAGCAAAACAGACCGAGGTAAAACcaggccaaaaaggaaataaatacAAGCAGAAGACAAATTGGGCGTCACTTGcccggtgggcgtggcagttgtACAAATTGAATTGTATTCGGTTCGAGGGCATCGATAAGACAAAGcaatcagtcagtcagtcagtcagttaggAAGTTTGAAAACTGGCGAATGAATGGAGAGGAAAAAACGAATGTGGATGGTTCGCAGAGGAAGATATAATTGGTTAAGTGATCGATTAGAAGTGTAAAATGAATTATATGCTACTGGTATCGAAGAAATTTCAAATCAACTATACATATAAGCCAACTTCGGAATTTGCCTTGAAAGcaaaaaatgtcaataaaGCATTAcctgttttaaaaatatttaataagtaaCTAAGCTAAGAACATTAAGATTTAATTTTACCACAAactttaatacaaatattatcTTAGTAAAACAAACTATGCAAcctgttttatttattgctgaAGAGACACTATTTATTAGTTGTTCTACCAGGAAAAGTTTTCTGTGTGGACGaagcattaaatttaatgtaagCCAACACATATCCCCCACAAACGAAAAATGCTCAACGCACTTGCTTTTCCGCTCGATATAGCAGCACATATCATTACTTGTGGGCCAGAACAAAAAGCAAACCGAACTGAAACCGCATTTGCAATACATTTCATCATTTTGCCAATTTTGAGTTCCCAATCAATTTGCCGCAAAAAGTATTCGTTCATTCgcaattttgcattttgccaaTTACAGTATAGCTGATTGGATTGTTGCCAATCTTTTTCCGATTGTTTTTCcgcactttttattttgcgcACTACCTGCATGTGTGGGTATGTAAAGTGTCTGTTCGTTCGGTACTTCCCTGGCATTCCAGGGCAACTCAATTAAATCGAACTGCAATCATATTCACCTGCATCCGTTTCCGCTTCGAAGCTCCATGCTCCACATTGTTTCGCCCCTTCTCGGCTGCCTGGAAATGTATCTTTAAAATTCGAAATTCATATTACAGATTACAAATTCGCAGCATGTTTGTCATTCCGCAGTTTTGTTGtcgtttctgctgctgctgctgctgccaattttcggttgttttatttattttttctggaAATCCCCCACTCCTGCCCTTCTCCACCGCGGGTGTTCGCTTTTTTGGTCCAGCACGGCCATTTTTAATTGCGCGGCATTGTTGCTGGTTTCGCTGGGTATGttctttatatatgtacatacatacatacatatggaTTTCGGTCCGACGTTCGACTGATGTTTGTGTACGTACGCTGTCctttatttgatttcagtTTCATTTCGAAAATTTGTAATGCTCCTCGTGTAGCGGCGGATCCTGCTCCGTGCCTGTTCCGCTGTCTGCCCGACGAAGGATAATGAAACTATGCGTCTGTCGCCATTTCGTTTGTTTTACGCTACCCCCTTCCCTAAAAGTTGCCACCCACTACGAAAAACCGGGCTAAAGTGCGCCCTCGGCCTTAACAGCAAGACTAGTGATTGACACCAGTCGGATGCCCCTGAAGCCGAGTGTCCACTGTACGTGGTTTCGCATACTCCCCTTGGCCACGCTGTCATCGTCATCAGGAGCAGCTGGATTCGCTGGGATGGGTTTTAGttggctgccactgctgcgGTCCGCCTGgtggcatttcaatttcaattttaatgccGGCTACAAAAAGGCGCAAATAAAACGTACGAAATCATCATTCCTCACTATTTGCTCAAGGTGCTCCGCCAGCCAAGGTGGCAAGAGCATCAGGGGATTATCGAAAAATTGCAGGATATATTTGTGAAATTGGTTCACCAAGTGGCATGTTACAAGAAAATCCTCCTGAGTGTAAGCTGTTCAGTGTAAAGCGTAACACAAAGACACCCAAGCTTTGTTTGGTGAAAGCAATCTAAAGTGATGAAGCTCATTCTTACTAGATAACTAAGAAGTTGCTTAAATacattgtttttttctttaaataataaatactttgtACAGTATAAGGAATTACATATAAggaattaatatttttatttggcactTATTTACATAGATCTTCAATGCCCAAAgacaatataatatttatggaGCAG is part of the Drosophila yakuba strain Tai18E2 chromosome 2R, Prin_Dyak_Tai18E2_2.1, whole genome shotgun sequence genome and encodes:
- the LOC6529689 gene encoding zinc finger CCCH domain-containing protein 13 → MRKKALQGHRSAGRENNPPQFRRGGCQDYRSQRAETYPSIPTGKPHCDPNKNEATTRLASNLAADGSGRPFDMVKDDVLLAWQQSPHKDTLGFYGVGSPTHQPESVVFNQVVAACLVKVNGGGTQRRVSKQAKKSFPRDMLAEKNHIPQNCKPFILNRQALQSDLQQIPHVQQQLDPRKAFEVLYCPDSPQVTRDSTRVARHLYTGISRDQVFDMEPARRKDPRGLRRRHWYCPPDCLEPRQPQHEWPKNKLDPHPLNKEFRNCPQEKEEHKSTEPINYDHLYSRILKCFEQKHCPDPLCEPYEKCCKPKRSHGKDNQGGGDSQIPRGDLGDPTGEEKRETGEDGKDKVTGVRDEGTVDKEDGKDKIKITNKKSNNDGNRNIDINTEEDIYTEKERDKDIVNENAKQTDKKRHQEPDKRKEKVKKNKKEKYKEREKKRGKENEKNWEREREKENKREKKKEKESERGREMEKEREVKREQDKEKRKEKEKERKREGEQREHEKEKDKEIEKEKQRDKEMIKEIDREIENRKRREKESRKEKEREKEKDMKKEHEKEKEIEKEKEEEKEEKGKGQEKEKESEKEIEKGKKKGNGKEREKGKDVNKEKVIEKKKDREIGINKDKERNKFPEKGKEKNKEEDIEYEKDDLDKYKNQNKKKNKIKISEDIKNEVDKVSENKEGNNKPKRNEPEEPPRFSEMERRKTQPEIPSEWEHERPSKRGTSVDEYEFPALEIVRNEAVVPTCKLKVPPKRKKRNREKNFCKDTPKKTCPPCPPAGCQCEICNFMDRPYNEREAPFMREMRRAEQRRQLRTYYRQMCHQELIRDRRRPEYRAPNHQCDPICCSNFLCQNPRLAEHCDCLGAVQELQNLLSDAKDNEDHSRLLLRVDNLRKRVCQRMCDSILA